A single genomic interval of Petroclostridium xylanilyticum harbors:
- a CDS encoding MotE family protein: protein MPGPKTTVGNSSTTNTTANVQNKEKKPFNEEGLLTKFLLIIIILLLLSLPILVIKFDIRGLGQKARPLLEDIPYIQKILPAKPDPADPKYMNKKELTKNFLEYKAKYEQLSLEANALRQELEKLTNVKENLEQFSADQRKVKEEELRLQQEKQQLEQEREQFFKDIKDAKKTDFKAYFEKIDKEKAQQLYQEILQEEKADKKIKEYVSYYENMDPENAAKIFDAMSTSQSDLVVNILKYMNKEQAAAILSAMKPDIAAKISDGLSKEYLENGQR from the coding sequence ATGCCAGGTCCAAAAACAACTGTTGGAAACAGCAGTACGACGAATACAACTGCAAATGTGCAAAATAAAGAAAAAAAGCCCTTCAATGAAGAAGGTTTATTAACAAAGTTCCTTTTAATTATTATCATATTATTGCTTCTAAGTTTACCAATATTAGTTATTAAATTTGATATAAGAGGACTGGGACAAAAAGCCAGACCCTTGCTTGAAGATATTCCCTATATTCAAAAGATTTTGCCGGCAAAACCCGACCCAGCCGACCCTAAATATATGAATAAGAAAGAATTAACAAAAAATTTTCTGGAATACAAGGCAAAATATGAACAATTGAGCCTTGAAGCCAATGCTCTAAGGCAGGAATTAGAGAAGCTGACCAATGTAAAAGAAAACCTTGAGCAATTTTCTGCAGACCAAAGAAAGGTGAAAGAAGAAGAACTGCGCCTGCAGCAGGAAAAGCAGCAGCTTGAACAGGAAAGAGAACAGTTTTTTAAAGATATTAAAGATGCAAAGAAGACTGACTTTAAAGCCTATTTTGAAAAAATAGATAAAGAAAAAGCACAGCAATTATATCAGGAGATTTTACAAGAAGAAAAAGCAGATAAAAAAATAAAGGAATATGTCTCCTATTATGAAAACATGGATCCAGAAAATGCTGCAAAAATATTTGATGCGATGAGTACTTCCCAATCGGATTTGGTGGTTAATATTTTAAAATATATGAATAAGGAACAGGCAGCAGCAATACTCTCTGCGATGAAACCGGACATAGCAGCAAAAATAAGTGATGGGTTGTCTAAGGAATACCTGGAGAATGGGCAAAGATAG
- the fliJ gene encoding flagellar export protein FliJ — protein sequence MAKFNYRLQSLLNVKNQLEDKTKNELAKQIAKLNEEKEKLESIYNQKDDCFLRITEESIKGTNIHTLKQYGSYLSLINSRLSRQRESVNSAVRDVDIHREKLIEISKEKKMLEMLKDKKLQQHLYNELQKEEKKTEEVVNYRYITAKS from the coding sequence ATGGCAAAATTCAATTATCGCCTCCAATCTTTGTTGAATGTAAAAAACCAATTAGAGGATAAAACAAAAAATGAGCTTGCTAAGCAAATTGCAAAGCTTAACGAAGAAAAAGAAAAACTTGAAAGCATATATAACCAAAAAGATGATTGTTTTTTGCGAATTACTGAAGAAAGCATTAAAGGGACGAATATTCATACGCTAAAACAGTACGGCAGCTATCTTTCTCTCATTAATAGCAGGTTAAGCCGCCAAAGGGAAAGTGTTAATAGCGCAGTCCGGGATGTCGATATACATAGAGAAAAGCTAATTGAAATTTCAAAAGAAAAAAAGATGCTGGAAATGCTAAAAGATAAAAAACTGCAGCAGCATCTATATAATGAGCTGCAGAAAGAAGAAAAGAAAACAGAGGAAGTCGTGAATTATAGATATATTACTGCGAAGTCCTGA
- the fliI gene encoding flagellar protein export ATPase FliI, with translation MNLEKYRKVINNSSFMRYQGRVSQVVGLTIESCGPAVNIGELCHIQNNKGKDSIMAEVVGFKQDRVLLMPLGDMSGIGPGNMVIATGHTLRVAVGEGLIGRVLDGLGNPIDGKGPLKFTNFYPVNNTPPAPLTRKRISENLSMGVKAIDGLLTIGKGQRVGIFAGSGVGKSTLMGMIARNSQSDINVIALIGERGREVREFIEKDLQEEGLKRSIIIVATSDQPALVRLKGALLATAISEYFRDKGMDVLLLMDSLTRFAMAQREVGLAIGEPPVSRGYTPSVFALMPKLLERAGCSETGSITGLYTVLVDGDDLNEPVTDTARGILDGHIVLSRSLANRNHYPAIDVLASVSRVMGDIVTREHRRLAGEIKRVMAIYKEAEDLINIGAYVKGSNSNIDYAIECIDRINAFLVQDVHEHYHFEEVMNEMERILV, from the coding sequence ATTAATTTGGAAAAATATCGAAAAGTTATTAACAATAGCTCCTTTATGAGATACCAGGGAAGGGTTTCGCAGGTTGTAGGCCTTACAATTGAATCCTGCGGACCGGCAGTAAATATAGGTGAACTCTGTCATATACAAAACAACAAAGGTAAGGATAGCATTATGGCAGAGGTTGTAGGGTTTAAACAGGATAGGGTACTCCTAATGCCGCTGGGAGATATGAGTGGAATAGGGCCCGGTAATATGGTAATTGCTACCGGACATACATTACGCGTTGCTGTCGGGGAAGGATTGATAGGCAGGGTTCTGGATGGACTTGGAAATCCTATAGATGGGAAAGGACCCTTAAAATTTACAAATTTCTATCCGGTTAATAATACACCTCCGGCACCTTTAACGAGAAAAAGAATATCGGAAAATTTATCTATGGGAGTAAAAGCCATAGATGGCCTGCTGACAATTGGGAAAGGGCAGAGAGTTGGAATATTTGCAGGAAGCGGTGTTGGGAAAAGCACACTTATGGGTATGATTGCCCGCAATTCCCAGTCTGATATCAATGTAATTGCTCTTATTGGAGAACGTGGAAGAGAGGTAAGGGAATTTATCGAAAAGGATTTGCAAGAAGAAGGGCTTAAGCGTTCCATTATTATAGTGGCAACCTCAGACCAGCCTGCTCTTGTAAGACTAAAGGGAGCATTACTTGCAACGGCAATTTCTGAATACTTTAGAGATAAAGGTATGGATGTACTGTTATTAATGGATTCTCTTACACGTTTTGCAATGGCGCAGAGAGAAGTAGGTTTGGCGATAGGAGAACCACCGGTATCAAGAGGGTACACACCTTCGGTCTTTGCTTTAATGCCTAAATTGCTGGAACGCGCCGGCTGTTCTGAAACAGGCTCTATTACGGGGTTGTATACTGTTTTGGTGGATGGAGATGATTTGAATGAGCCGGTTACCGATACCGCGAGGGGAATATTAGATGGACATATTGTATTGTCGAGAAGTCTTGCAAATAGAAATCACTATCCTGCAATAGATGTACTGGCAAGTGTAAGCAGGGTAATGGGAGATATTGTAACCAGGGAACATAGGAGACTGGCCGGTGAGATTAAAAGAGTGATGGCTATATATAAGGAAGCAGAGGACTTAATCAATATAGGTGCTTATGTAAAAGGAAGCAACTCAAACATTGATTATGCAATTGAATGTATAGACCGTATTAATGCGTTTTTAGTGCAGGATGTTCATGAACATTATCATTTTGAAGAGGTTATGAATGAAATGGAAAGAATTCTTGTTTGA
- a CDS encoding FliH/SctL family protein produces MSKVVKAFQINLGIPYKIHQPAINFDSIKKVEIDAESFSNHEREKILDNAHSEAEEIISNAQEMAKKILNEARQQAEEMRRLLLDQAREQGYKEGYEEITMKAESILKEAEEIRRNAQEEYTALLESAEKDIVNIVLDIARKIIGDELNSRPETVGNIVRETLLNCKGVERVLIRVSAEDYDIIRSNADVILRQSGYSGEVEIKKDLSLNKGDCIIESPAGIIDSSVEVQLKAIEEAFYDLLNQGKE; encoded by the coding sequence TTGTCTAAAGTAGTGAAAGCTTTTCAGATTAATCTGGGGATACCATATAAAATTCATCAGCCTGCTATAAATTTTGACAGTATAAAAAAAGTAGAGATTGATGCAGAATCTTTTTCTAATCATGAAAGAGAAAAAATACTTGATAATGCACATAGTGAAGCAGAAGAAATCATAAGCAATGCGCAGGAAATGGCAAAAAAGATTTTGAATGAAGCAAGACAGCAGGCTGAAGAAATGAGAAGATTGCTTTTAGATCAAGCAAGAGAACAGGGATATAAAGAGGGCTATGAAGAAATTACCATGAAAGCGGAATCAATACTTAAAGAGGCTGAAGAAATTAGAAGAAATGCCCAGGAAGAGTACACTGCTTTACTTGAGTCTGCTGAGAAGGATATTGTTAATATTGTTTTAGATATAGCCAGGAAAATAATTGGAGATGAATTAAACTCCAGGCCGGAAACAGTTGGCAACATCGTTAGAGAAACACTGCTTAACTGTAAAGGTGTTGAAAGGGTATTAATTAGAGTATCAGCGGAAGATTATGACATCATTCGTTCCAATGCAGATGTAATATTAAGACAAAGCGGATATTCCGGAGAAGTTGAAATTAAAAAAGATTTGTCTCTTAACAAAGGTGACTGTATAATAGAAAGTCCGGCGGGTATTATTGACTCTAGCGTTGAAGTCCAATTAAAAGCTATAGAGGAAGCTTTTTATGATTTGTTGAATCAGGGAAAAGAGTGA